Proteins from a genomic interval of Capsicum annuum cultivar UCD-10X-F1 chromosome 4, UCD10Xv1.1, whole genome shotgun sequence:
- the LOC107869321 gene encoding uncharacterized protein LOC107869321, with protein MVTFSQLNEDVAQIRNFTGITDELEQTKGIVDLITQINTLTGELVQLRYRYDESVEEFLSSRDALVSLLQDQGKVMEDLQMKLMVLRYDESAGHPKIDTWDKLKKEMRDQFLPSNATWIARNKLKRLRQTGTIRDYINVFTSLMLDIENMSDEDKLHNFISGMQEWSQIKLRWQTVKDLPSAITAADSLVNFHSTHSDSDILSSSKSNKKTEKKWEGKKDGRNDKGDKGKAPTNAGNAKNNGKDGNFKGCWTCGGPHLSKSCPNRERVNALRQGRSLFCNTTAWQSCTHCTTSVTKHTMRSLNN; from the exons ATGGTAACTTTCTCTCAATTAAATGAAGATGTTGCACAAATTCGAAACTTCACTGGCATTACGGATGAACTCGAACAAACTAAAGGCATTGTTGATTTGATAACACAAATCAACACCTTGACGGGTGAACTGGTACAATTACGTTACCGGTATGATGAAagtgttgaagaatttctgagtTCACGCGATGCTTTGGTGTCACTGCTACAAGATCAAGGCAAGGTGATGGAAGATTTGCAGATGAAGTTGATGGTTCTGCGAT ATGATGAAAGTGCTGGACATCCCAAAATTGATACTTGGGATAAGTTAAAGAAGGAAATGAGAGACCAATTCCTTCCTAGCAATGCCACATGGATTGCTAGAAACAAGTTGAAAAGGCTAAGGCAAACGGGAACGATTCGTGACTATATCAACGTATTTACTTCTTTGATGTTAGACATTGAAAATATGTCTGATGAAGACAAGTTGCATAACTTTATATCAGGGATGCAAGAATGGTCCCAAATCAAACTACGGTGGCAAACTGTCAAGGACTTGCCAAGTGCAATCACTGCCGCTGACTCGTTGGTCAATTTTCACTCAACTCATTCTGATTCTGACATTCTTAGTTCTTCAAAGTCAAATAAAAAGACTGAGAAAAAATGGGAAGGGAAGAAAGATGGACGTAACGACAAGGGTGACAAAGGAAAGGCCCCAACAAATGCTGGAAATGCCAAGAACAATGGAAAAGATGGAAATTTCAAGGGCTGTTGGACTTGTGGTGGACCACATTTGTCCAAGAGTTGTCCAAATCGTGAAAGAGTGAATGCGTTGAGACAGGGGCGTTCACTTTTTTGCAACACTACTGCTTGGCAGTCTTGCACACACTGCACAACTTCAGTCACAAAACACACAATGCGTAGTCTAAATAATTAG